ACGTGcaagcccatatttaagctattgaagAAAGATGCGGCAATTAGATGGACGGATGAGTGCCaagaagctttcgacaaaatcaaagaatatatgTCGAATCCACCAGTGTTGGTACCCGAGCCTGAgagacctttgttcttgtaccttatagtcttggaaaattcttttggttttgtcctggggcaacatgatgtgaccgggaaTAGAGATCAAGccatatactatttgagcaagaagttcactagttatgaagacaagtacactttgttggaaagaacttgttgcgccctaacttgggtcgccTAGAAGCTTAGACATTATTTGTCGGCCTGCACCAAATATCTCATAaccagaatggatcctttgaaatacataTTCCAAAAGCCGATGTCCATATGAAGGTTagaaaaatggcaaattctgcttaCCGAGTTTGAGATagtttatgtcacccgcacggtgGTAAAAGCCCAAGCCTTGGCGGATCACCTAgttgagaatcctgttgatgatgaatatcaacCCTTGAGCACTTACTTTTCGGACaaggaagtaaattcagttgaggtaattGCAGAAGACACCAATGCCTGGAAAATGTTCTTTAATGGAGCTGTAAATGCAAAAGGTATCAGGATTGGGGAAAATTTTATTTCACCCACTGGTCAACACTATCCGGCCACAGCCAGGCTTCGTTTCTTCTATACGAATaacactgccgagtatgaagcttgcattatgggcATGAATATGGCAGTTGATCTGGATGTGggagaattgttaatcatgggagattctgacttgattattCGTCAAGCTCAAGGTGATTGGGAAACTCGAGATATCAAGCTTATCCCATACAGGCAACATATAGAAGATCTTAGCAAATGGTTCAAGTCGGTCGAGTTTAGGTATATTCCtcagtttcacaatgagttagctgATGCACTGGCTACTTTGGCCTCAATGTTGCCGTATCCGGGCAATGTCCATATTGACCCACTGGAAATCCAAAATCGAGAAAGACATGGTTATTGAAATGCATGTGAAGTAGAACCGGATagtcagccatggtatcatgatatcaaaagattcttgaaaacaaaggaatatcccgagtaagccaatggagaccaaaagagaaccattagaaggctcaCTAGCaatttcttcttgagcggagaggtcttttacaaaagaactccagatttgAATATTTTAAGGTGCGTAGATGCCCAAGAGGCTGGAAAAATCATGAACAAAGTGCACTCGGGAGTATGTGGGTCCCACATGAATGGATACGTCCTTGGAAAGAAAATCCTTctggcaggttattactggatgaccatggaaaatgattgcttgagttttgtccaaaagtgtcatcagtgtcaggtacacggtgacctgattcatgAACCGCCTTCAGAGTTGCAACCTATGTCAGTACCTTAGCCGTTCGTTGCttgtggaatggatgtcattgggccgatCAAGatgaaagcttcaaatgggcatagattcatctTAGTTGCCATTTACTATTTCACAAAGTGGGGTGAGGCAGTCACTTTCAAAGCCGtcaccaagaaagcggtggtggacttcgtgcattccaatattatttgtcgttttggtattcctaagactatcattacagacaatgctgCAAACCTGAACAGCCATTTGGTGagggaggtatgcgaacaatttaagatcacgcatcgGAATTCTACCCCTTATAGGCCCAAGGCTAATGGTGTTGTTGGAGTGgcaaacaataatatcaagaagATCCTCAGGAAAATGATTTAAtgttctagacaatggcatgaaaagttgccttttacATTATTGGGATGTTGCACAACCGTGCACACATCAGTTGGGGCAACACCTTAtttattggtttatggcactgaagctcTAACACCTGCGGAAGTTGAGATTCCCTCTCTTAGAATCATTGTTGAAACTGAGATCGAGGATAATGAATGGGTTAGGACCCGTTTAGAATAATTAACCATTATTGATCAAAAGTAGATGGTTgcagtctgccacgggcagttgtatcagcAATGAATGGCctgtgcctacaacaagaaagtgcggcctagcaATTGTGAAGCGTGGCAACTTGTTCTAAGATGTATTCtcccgcatcatgaggaagcaaaggGAAAGTTTGCTGCAAATTGGAAAGGTATGTACATTACAAGAAAACTATTGTCAAAAGGGGAATTGTAtttgggagacattgaaggaaatgaccgcGAAATGGCTGTCAATGCGGATacggtcaaaaggtattatgtttaaCCCCTTTTGCAGTACTAATACTCtctgattgggatgacgaaggctttcattctcgctacccaaacgctgtcaaccctttgcaaaccctttgagccggttacttttctttgattaccctctttggaactcgaaaatgttttaaaaaaagagaaaacaaaataaaatagaaaaacaaaagaaaataaaaaacaaagtCCCTTGAACTATGTtggacttgattccaaaaggatatgtaggcaacctctcgTTGGGGTTCAGTTAGACAAAAAAAAATCCATATTTCCCTAAAGTTGAAACTGGGCAGAAGTTATAATTGTTCAGCGACAGTTTCgcttgaaaggttccaaagttgtaatgcAATCCAAATTCCTTTTACCCCCAAATCCtcttcaagtccttccgatcaatcgatAAAGATGTTCAAAATTAGAGGATATTGTTACAtggatctgatacaatcaaatgagagaaataaaatgaaaacGTCTTATTGTTGAAACCCACACGGGCATCATAGAgtgatggtaagcagagaaattgaaaatgagagaattTTGCTAGTGAAAActtgcaaagagcactataaggcaacAGTGAGAAGAGATATGAGAGAGGTTAAcaggtgaaaacccgcaaagggcgccattTATCCAAAAagggatcctcacagccatcggtaTTGATAGATTCCTGGGAAGGTTTCTCAGTTTTGAGGTATGAGTTTATGAGAGTTGAACGGTTTACgcagatcgggtatccagtccaagaggCATGTCATATTCATTAAAGtttgcatgcactccagataagtccttctttcctttcttcGAAAGGACACCTCTCGTTTAAATTCATTATCCTGTCcattgtttatttttctttgaatccctttcggtctaattctGCTAAGAatttaaaacaaagaaaatatgaCAACATTAGTTTACAGGGTTTTGTTTGACAAAAAGCCAATATTCAagaaagtacccagcctcagtaGGTGTATCAAGTTGACCTCaactggccatgatggccgatgcttcAAAGTCAAAAACtcctgaaaagaaagaaaatcaaagtcaaatgcccataaaggcaaaataaggtGGAAAAAGGCCATGTCCCATAGGGGTTAACCATCATGTGAAAGCTTCGGATAAGTCAAGATCCCTGGGTTTAGGAATGAAACCAATCCCCAGAAAGCAAGCAAGCAATGAAGATCTTTATTGAAGAAGTCGGGCcaagatcaagtgattgaaatgCTCAAGGCTACAAAACCAACCACTGCTTCAAACTGaaaaattgttctttgtttgaaaaatagaGAAAACATGTGCAATTCAAAGCAGCCTTGCACGAAGCAGGTGCAACAAAAGCAAAATTACGCAGAGATTAGATTGGGTCTGCAACAATATTCAATCCAAAGGGGAAGTCCCCTCCAAATTCTTTACTCGTTCTcttaaagaaaaaaatgaaaagtgaaatgaaaagaaagaaaagaagaaaaattcaaatcatggtagtataggatctccaatctctagctacatttttccaacatagggtcgcactccctagttgatatcaccataacctgatgacttttccaacatagggtcctacTCCGTAGTTGATGCCAgaataacctgatgacttttccaacatagggtctcactccctagttgatgccagcataacctgatgacttttccaacatagggtctcactccttAGTTGaagccagcataacctgatgacttttcgAACATAGGGTCACACTCCTTAGTTTATgctagcataacccgatgatttttcaaacatagggtaccactccttagttgatgatAGCAGAACCTGAtgacttttccaatatagggtcacactccctagttgatgccagcataacatgatgacttttccaacattgggtcccactccttagttgatgccaacataacctgatgacttttccaatatagggtctcactcccaagttgatgccagcataacctgatgatttTTCCAACATACGGTCTCACTCCCAAGTTTATGACAACATAActtgatgacttttccaacatatagtcccactccctagttgatgccagcataacttgatgacttttccaacatagggtcccactccctagttgatgccaacataaatATCACGCCCCAACCTCAGGAGGCACAACCTGCGCTCAATCATGTGAATCCAACTTGACAAGCCTTTTGGACACTTTCTACTCAATTCACTATGATCAACAAAACCATGCTTTTATTTAATTAGACAGTAGGAAAGATCGTACATATAATATTGCGAGTTCATTTTATATTACAACCCTTAATTCATGGTTAAGTTTCCAAAATTGCATACAGTTACAGTTTAGAAGAacaagagtttagaattacaGCATAGTCCAGTGACACATTCAACGCCGATACATACCCCACACAAaatatctacggagcctctaaagatacaaaagaTAGTTATGATAATGCAGGCAACAAGGCCCCATCTACACCTCAAAAAGTgataatttataataaaagatATATTGCATAACCCTTGGAagaaaaggggctcaccaagattgcTGATAGGAGGATATTCCGCTACCTGTGATCGGCACTGTCTACTATAGAACCGCCTACATCCAttcaaagatgtagcgccccctggcaaaagggacgttagtaccataaaatagtactagtatgtataactaaacaccatctcattagaaagaacaaccatataaGAATAGAGAAATCATAAGGATTAACAAAAGCTTTAagcaatcaccacatcatcaaataaaagggatcacatagctttcacataattgcCATAGCTTTAGGTTGGGACATTTAATGTTGTTACATCATCATTcataataccaccgctttcttgcgtagagtccgatcatgacccgatcggctaagttgcctcatttgagacatataccttaatcacaatttcattctcacttttcggcttcaatatcaacacaataccaccatgtatGCGGCATGGCGTGTGATCGCGGCCCGATCGGCTAaaccgtcttaccaagacgtttcccttttccatcaatcatttTACTTCAATTTTTGTTTCACGTATATcagttcatcggcacttggggccacaattatcacatcatacttggcataaGACCATATTTCATAACACAAACTCTTTTCCACCACATTTcacattattttaaattttaacatTAACCTTGCAATTTACGATAATGGGCACATGCGAGAGCAATTCAAgttataagcatagagaggatttcacatagttcggcaaaataactacaatttaaacttgacttgaaatctaggcattttagcacatagttcacattcttcacacatCCTCAATTTATCAAGTATAgcatattgaacacattgagacacacctttcacatatattcttgcaacacaaATTCATTTGAAATAACAAGcactacatcaatcaaatttcggacttacaacatttgcatggacaccaagggagctcaatttctaagaagagggagTTTTAGCTATACATGACTCAagagagctttccttaaattcttacaataaTTTCGGAACTCCTAGCAACAacgatctattttatgagaattacaagttgaaccaaaAATTAGAGGGATAATCACGATTGTAGCTCATTTGGGCACATTATCAAGCACTAGGTGTGCATTATGATTTTAGGACCTTTTTGTGAGAGATTCTATCATCCTACACCCCATTTGTT
This sequence is a window from Nicotiana sylvestris chromosome 3, ASM39365v2, whole genome shotgun sequence. Protein-coding genes within it:
- the LOC138887185 gene encoding uncharacterized protein; protein product: MEIGIKRIRPNNVCIRAFDGVRRDMIGETDLVLTISPIDFEETFQVFDMDTSYNFLLGKPWIHVAGGVPSTLHQIVKFEHENQEIVVHGEDEQSIYRDSSVSCFEAREGSELIVYQAFEIVVADQCKEGTLCPQPYLSNASIMVASFQDTKADVNWDDEHKNNGWALPQPVPHLTRMFVKPRYIEEEEEEEEEEEEEEEEEEEEEEEEEEEEEEEEEEEEEEEEIEDICGAMRQMLYEVHMVQLGEGSSTAEVQYMGPNAKLQNWKLTTTCKPIFKLLKKDAAIRWTDECQEAFDKIKEYMSNPPVLVPEPERPLFLYLIVLENSFGFVLGQHDVTGNRDQAIYYLSKKFTSYEDKLEKWQILLTEFEIVYVTRTVVKAQALADHLVENPVDDEYQPLSTYFSDKEVNSVEVIAEDTNAWKMFFNGAVNAKGIRIGENFISPTGQHYPATARLRFFYTNNTAEYEACIMGMNMAVDLDVGELLIMGDSDLIIRQAQGDWETRDIKLIPYRQHIEDLSKWFKSVEFRYIPQFHNELADALATLASMLPYPGNVHIDPLEIQNRERHGY